A stretch of DNA from Tigriopus californicus strain San Diego chromosome 11, Tcal_SD_v2.1, whole genome shotgun sequence:
gagaatgacaaaaaaatggtttcctCAATTCTTGCATGAATCCATCAATGCAAGAGTAATAATCCGCCGAATTCCAAGTTGTCTGACAGTGCTTAAGCGACTGTTTTCCACTTGGTAGCAATTTTTGGTAGTGCTTTCTTATTAAGATATCATTGATTGTTCCTGGATAGAGATCCAGTACCTCCTTTTTTGAAGTGAGCCAATACtacaaaaatggaagaaaaaaataactagAACATAGGATACCACTTCCACATTGAAGAGCGATTGGATAATTAATGTATGTTCTAACCTGATTGACAAGTGCCATCTCCATACCATGATCATGAATGAACATTTTGAATCGTCCGGTCTCATTGCCAAACACGTGCTTCAAGTCAATTCTCAGCAATGACTCGGTCGTGGCTGAGATGCCTTCCAAGAGGAACGTGAAACATTTGCCATTGTACCACGTGTTTGTTTCCTAAAAGGATCACTCTACAGTGTTGAACAAGCTTTTTAAAGTCTTCATTTTGGCCCTACTTTACCTTATAGTACTGCTTCTGGTCCAATCTCAGCgcttttttttgactttcaaCAAAAACAGCAGTTTGGACCACTTCTTGAAAGGAATGGGTTGACTGATCGTAGAGATTGCTGTCGTCTTCAGATGTGATAGGCCATTGAGTTGTCCCTTGGTAATCTGTCGAAAACTGGTTCACGTCCCAAGATTCTTGGGATAAGCCGAGTTCGGATAGACGAGTTTGAGAGAAAGGAGGATCGGGACAAATTGAGATTCGAGGCAAATCCAAACCACCGTTGCTCGGCAAGGTATTCCTGACCGGGACCAAACATAAGAAAGTGAGTTATTGCCCttattttctttcaacttgCATTCTGTTTCGTCTCGAGTTTTTCGACGAGAGTATCAACGATCGCTTCGTATTATGGATGGTCAACAGAAGTGAGCATGTATTCATGTAAGGGATTATTATCTTAGAATCAAAAGGACCGCCATTTTTGTACATTATTGCAAGAA
This window harbors:
- the LOC131889933 gene encoding uncharacterized protein LOC131889933 isoform X2 translates to MLFKAAHVMLYGLCFAGFMSQCWELLIKFSKGLTTMSILNTLPSNGGLDLPRISICPDPPFSQTRLSELGLSQESWDVNQFSTDYQGTTQWPITSEDDSNLYDQSTHSFQEVVQTAVFVESQKKALRLDQKQYYKETNTWYNGKCFTFLLEGISATTESLLRIDLKHVFGNETGRFKMFIHDHGMEMALVNQINLSSPIKIQCAQPLISQKA
- the LOC131889933 gene encoding uncharacterized protein LOC131889933 isoform X1 — its product is MLFKAAHVMLYGLCFAGFMSQCWELLIKFSKGLTTMSILNTLPSNGGLDLPRISICPDPPFSQTRLSELGLSQESWDVNQFSTDYQGTTQWPITSEDDSNLYDQSTHSFQEVVQTAVFVESQKKALRLDQKQYYKETNTWYNGKCFTFLLEGISATTESLLRIDLKHVFGNETGRFKMFIHDHGMEMALVNQYWLTSKKEVLDLYPGTINDILIRKHYQKLLPSGKQSLKHCQTTWNSADYYSCIDGFMQELRKPFFCHSPFDFALNQSFFANQNPVCTTFNFTKGLINSQRKAFIKRHFSERCLESCNLVFYKASATETKIFGNNETRIRLAYSTMSSTNEEEVYIYDAISIISSLGGSLGLYLGFSVLEVGRYLLKAIQNHFLKNNKE